From Osmerus mordax isolate fOsmMor3 chromosome 7, fOsmMor3.pri, whole genome shotgun sequence:
TGGGATAGTAGgagcgtatgtgtgtatatctgaATATCCCAGACACTGatgagcgtgtgcgtgtgtgtgtgttaggagcgGGAAGGAGCGTCTTCGAAGCTGATGATGCTGGACTCCTGTCCCCCTGTCGAGGTCTGGGGGCTGCCGgccccccctgctggtgaggagGTCTCTCGCCCGGAGAGAAGCGGCGTGTCGGTCCGCACCTCATCTTCCTCGTCGTCTTCCTCGTCGTCCATGCTGGGCCAGGCCGACTGATCCTCCACCTTCTTTAGACGCTCGTTCAGGGCCTTGAGAGCCAGTTGTCTATGGGAGAACCACAAGGCATAGTCTGAAGGAAACAGGACCCGTACATGTACATGCACCACATGATACATTCTTCTTGCATTAAAATATGTATGATGTGCAACGCGTGTGATTGGTGGGATCACACAACTAATCAACTGATTTAACCAGATGTCACGGGGCTAACACCTAACCTCCCCTGTAAGAGAGGTAAGAGAGCTGTGCTCCAAAGACTCAGTGTACGAGCTAGGGAGTCTGCTCGCAAGCATAATAAAAGACACACGAGATGAAAACATTTGTTTGCTCCTGGTTTAGCAACAGGTGAAGGAAATGTCTACGACAAAAGACAAGGTGTCTGCGTCCCAGCGTGTGTGAGCTGTtcgccctcacctcctcctctcggcGTCCTGGGGATCTGTCCCGGGCAGgctgatggtgatggaggacggGGCCCCGACGTCGTACCTCTTCACCATCTTCCTGCATACCTTCAGCTTGACCAGGGTGGCGTGCACCAGGCCGGCCATCAGCCCTACGACGGGCTGCACCGCCTCCGGGAAGAATGAGGCAAAGGCGAAGTGGTCCGACATGTCCCCGCGGCCCCGGCTGTGCCTCTGGTAGAACCTCAGGTAGACCCAGCCGGCCAGGGCGCCGTAGCTGTAGGCGGCCAGTGGGGCGGCGCTGTCCAGCAGCCCCGAGAGAGCCAGCACGgccaggaggacgaggacgagagcGGGGGCTGCCTTCATCCTCACCTGGGGCACCCTGAGCACTGTCGTGTCGCCCATGGTCTGCTTCAGGGCCACGAGGACCCCCCCGAGGAAGCCCGGAACCCCGTAGACACGCACTGCAAACAGGAAGTCCAGGTCGAAAGTGGCAACGTAGGTGAGCAGATAGGAGAGGCCAGCCAGGAGGCCTGCTGAGATGTTGACCACAGCGAAAAAGATGAGCAGCTCCAGGGCTccccacagaggctccaacaaccgtCCGCACGCCATGACGGTGCCCACATTTGCTACTACGCCCCACACATGTTGCTCCACTACTCCGTGCGTCACCAGGGTCCAGACCCAGAAGTTCGGGGGAAAGAGGTAGCCGGGCGTCACTCCCAGCGCATACGTGGTGTCGACGGCCCACGACAGTAGGTACAGGAGCAGCACCACGGCGCTTATCGATTTCACTACCACGCTAGTGCTGGCTATAGCGCTCAGAAAGTGCTGGCGTGCAACAGGCAGGTAACGATTCATGGTTCCGTTGTTGGTGTCCTGCCGCTGAGCGAGAGACGATCGCAATTTATTGGGGTGACTTGTCCCTTTGCAGCTCAAATGTCAGCGGGGAATGAGCAATACCAAGCAGGACATACACAATCTGCGACTCCAAACAACCACGATAAGCGGTGAGGCTTCATCCGGGATAAAATATTGTGCTAATTATATTTATAATGTTAATTATCTATATATAATTGTGTATCTTTGTTAACCAAtaaagctagctaaaaacatgACAGTCCGAAACACAATCAAAAAGAGCAAGCACGCTTCACCTGAAAGCAACTTCAAAGTTCACAATCCTTGATGCAATCCTTTTCCTTGACAGCTGTTGGCCAAGAGATACCGATGTCTTCACTGCGTTTAGCTATTGATTAGACAATCCTGATCGAGGCAGTTATCCAATAGAGAATCTGCCTGACAAGTgcttactagctagctaacagctGCTCTCAATTCAAACCAGTCTTTAATACCCCAAATATGTATTTAGATTTTATTTCAGTCGTACACCACTAGGTTGAacaactttaactttaactaaATTAAACACAATTTCTCTTGACGTTAGCCAACTAGCTTCCTTGCTAGTTTACAAGTCATCGTTTGGCcagtgttagctagctagctaacattagcccTTGTCTTAAGTTGTCTTCAACCTACGCTGACTAGCACACATTAGCCAACTAGCTGGCCAGTAGGACAGTTCTGCTCTCAGAAATAGACTATTAAAGAGTTGTCTAGAGTAAAAAGTAAAAAGCCCCAAAGTAGCGCTTCCTCTCTCGATTTTCTTCGACTCTATCGGCAAGAGTCCCACCAGTTAGCCCGAGGATTTCCTGTAGCAACAGGCCTCCACAACAATGTTGTTGAACGTCAAAAAGGCGTTGACTTACTCAAAATTAACTAAATGTTTAACCTTGTATGATTCTTTCGGTTGCTCCAACGTTGTTCCGACTTAATACAGATGATACTTgtcaaatatttatttattttgaatgGCACTCCCAGGTTAACGCACTGTACTAAAGGCAACAACTCATATGCGTTCTGCTGCCACCGTCATCAACAACCAGCGCGTCAGATCACGTTGTCTGGCATACAACAAGGAGCATGATGGGAAATCGAGTTATTTATTTGGACATATTTGTCATCACCTTATTCAGAGGGGTGATATAAAACCATGTCCTTACTATATGTGTGCAGTAGATTTAAGTGAGATTGcattttgaaaatgtgtgtatgtttaacagTAATGTTAAATCCAAGGTTGCATTCTTACATCATTATCAAATGATTCCCGCACTGAAACCTTTCGTTCTGTGAGAGCTATTGCAGTCTTGTTGAGATCAGAATGGGTCCGTTGTAGATAGTTGTAGGGCTTACCAGTGACCCTGTATTTCATTCAGCACATTCAAAGCAGCGCACAGCAATCCTATTGTCTTATCTCGACTCCAGAGTTAAATAAATATTGATTCAGCAGGCAGTAATGCCGGTttgaaagacaaacagaaaagGAGTGTCACTTACACATTTGTGTTTTATTCAGGAACACATTTCTGTAATAGAAAATTCATAATCAAACCATAAACTCACATTTTGCAAATGTAAAAAAGACAACATTTGACAGAAAAATGCAACAGGAAGCATCACTTTTTACACGAAAACAGCAACAAATGTGCAAGCGTGATAAAACACTGAGGGACAATGTGACTGAGAGCTGTACCTCCCAGGTATAGCCACAAGAATGTCCAGAATGAATGGTCCTTCTACTGGTTGACTGAATACTTGCTCAAACACAAACTTATAGCCAGT
This genomic window contains:
- the tmem115 gene encoding transmembrane protein 115; this encodes MNRYLPVARQHFLSAIASTSVVVKSISAVVLLLYLLSWAVDTTYALGVTPGYLFPPNFWVWTLVTHGVVEQHVWGVVANVGTVMACGRLLEPLWGALELLIFFAVVNISAGLLAGLSYLLTYVATFDLDFLFAVRVYGVPGFLGGVLVALKQTMGDTTVLRVPQVRMKAAPALVLVLLAVLALSGLLDSAAPLAAYSYGALAGWVYLRFYQRHSRGRGDMSDHFAFASFFPEAVQPVVGLMAGLVHATLVKLKVCRKMVKRYDVGAPSSITISLPGTDPQDAERRRQLALKALNERLKKVEDQSAWPSMDDEEDDEEDEVRTDTPLLSGRETSSPAGGAGSPQTSTGGQESSIISFEDAPSRS